The Chitinophagales bacterium nucleotide sequence GTGACAGATGACGGATGACAGATGACGGAGGACAGATGACGGAGGAGAGATGTTGGATGATGGATGTTGGATGTTGGATGATGGAGGGTTGCTGTGCGAGACCTCTGGTCTCGCACGTTCCTCTCGTCGCCTCTGGCGACACGATCTTTATATATTTTCAAAAAAGTATTTTATTCGAGTCGCCAGAGGCGACAAGACAATCGTGCGAGACCAGAGGTCTCGCACAGCAACCCTCCAACATCCGTCATCAGTCATCAGACATCCGTCATCTATCATCCAACATCCAACATCCAACATCCGACCCCACCATTCACTCCACCACCACCCTTACCCCCTCGCTATGCGACGAAAACTCTGGCGCGTACATGCATTGTATCGTTGTTACGCCATTGGAGAATTCGCCTTTGTGGGTGACAAACAGTTCGTATTCGAAAACATAGGTTCCTTTTCGTAAAGAATGAAAGAAGAAGTTAGTGCTCGCATCGTGGGTGCTTTCGTAGTAGCCCAGTCCATCCTGCCAGCGATAGCCACTCAAAACATTCACGGGTTCAAGCGAACTGGCGCGCATATCTTTCATGTGCACATATTCCATATCACGATCTACCCGCAATTCTATTCGAACAGTGATGCGGTCACCTACATTAGCTACATCGCCTTCATTGATGGGATGTAATACCGGCCCGCGTTCCTCATTCTTTTTAATGAATATTTTTTTGTTGAGTTTGAGGGGTGTTTCCGCAGAGGTGATCTTATCCAGGTCCTCAAAATACTGCCAGTAAACAGCCCCCCAGGAGGGCGAGCCACCTGATGTAGCCGTTGCTGTATTTTTTACCTGGACCTTGATTTCTCCCATGGCAGGCTCTACCAGACGGCCTTCAATGGTCTTTTTGATATATCCGGTTCCCGCTTCAGCGCCTGTACCGGAGGTAACAAAGGCTGGCCCCAGATCGATCCGAACCTCATGTCCCTGGCTTAGCCAGTCTTCTCCCCGTAGCAATAAACTGTAACAAGCTTCTGCCGTAGCCTTGGTGGTTGACCAATGATTGGTTTGTTTGTTTTTCAGCAACCAGGTCTTTAATTCATTGACGGTGGTTTGATTGTTTCCGATCTCAGAGAATGCTTCGATCAACAAGGCCTGTGTTTCTACAGGGGCGTGGTACCAGAACCAACCGGAAGAAAGTTTCCAATAGCGACCGAGTTCGGGATTATTGATCGAGGTTTCTTTTAAGGATTTAATAACTGCGGCCGGGGTCTTGGTATCCTTGGTCCGATGCAGGGCCAGGGCGATCATGCCTTGCGCATATTTTCCTTGTTTGGTCCAGAATTTCTGGGCCTGTGTCCGGTAATAGGTATAAGCGGCCTGAGAGGCAGCGGGTATTTTCTTATCGGGGAAGAAACTCCGGAGGTAGAGGTATTGCACCTGTGTCTGGCCAATTTGGTTCAGGGTGAGATTGGCTTTTCGCTTTTTCAATTGGTCATGGTCATCTTTTATTTTTTTATCGAGATAGGGAAGGGCTTTAGCCAGTATATTCTCCAGGGTTTTCTTTTCCGCAGCAGAAGCCGCATTCAGTTTTAGCAGATGCCCGATACCGGTGACGATGTACTGGGTAATATACCGGTCATCGGGTCCGCCCTGAAACCATACAAAGGCGCCGCTGGCGTTTTGCATCCGCGTTAGTTTTTCCAGACTGCTATTTGCTTCATCGCTGAGTCGATAGAGATCAAAAAGCAATGCGATCTTTTTCTTTTGTTCTGATTCATTGCGGGCATCAAGCACCCAGGGGGTTTCTTCGAGGAGAATGGATTTCAGTTCTTCATTTTTTTGCAGGTTGCTTAACAAGGCAGCGGTATCTTTTCCTTTCCAGGATTCAAATACGGCTTTGATCCGTGGAGAACTATTAGCGATCAATCCGGCCAGTGCATTGGCATAATACCGGTTCCAGGTCTGCTCGGCACATTCGTAGGGATACTCCATTAAGTAGGGCAGGCTTTGCACGGCATACCAAACGGGATTGGAGGTATATTCTACGGTGAGACTATGGTGTTGCAAGGTTTCCGAGGCACCTGCTTTCAGTAGTTTGTCAAATTTGAAGGTCTTTGTACCCGTATCCCGCAGGTGAAGGGGAAGGGTCTCTGTCACCAGCATACGGTTGGTCAATACCGGTAGCATGGCTTCTTCGCCATCGCTATAGGCACCCAGTGCCAGGGTATTTGTGGCCGAGGAACTGGCCACGATGCGCCAGGTCAGTGCCCGGTCAAACAGAAATGGTACTTCGATGGGGAATTTAACCGCTACGCTTTGTCCGGCCGGTACGGTGAAGTACTGATTGGGAAACACGTTCTGAAACCAGCCATCTACTGATTGGTTATTGGTGGCATCGAACAAAAGGAGTTGAGCCTGCCCGGTGATCTCCTCTTCTGTCATGTTCACGATCTTTCCACTGAATTCCATCTTATCGCCTTCGCGTAAGAAACGCGGAGGGTTGGGTTGTACCATCAGGGGTTTCTGGGTGATAAGGAGTTTGGCTGACTGGTTAAAAGCCAGATCTTTGGTATGCGCCAGTGTTTGAAGTTTCCAGGTGGTCAGGGCTTCTGGTGTTGTGAAGGAGAATTCGATATTTCCTTCGCTGTCTGTTCTCAGGTCAGGAAAGAAGAAGGCCGTTTCCTGGAGGTTCTTGCGTATGGAGGGTGCCGGGATATCTTGTGGATTTTGGATCATTTTTGTTGTATCCGTTACTCCATCTCCGTCTTCGTTATAATACCCCTCCGATGCAGTAATGTCTTCTGCTTTACTAAACTTTGCGTCTAACACATTAACTGCCATTTTTTCCATGGCGCGCGCGTTGCCAACACCCGGTGCCATACTCTTCATTTTGTATCCTCCTCGTGTATTAGCAAGATCTATCAATTCATCGTATTGTTTGATCAGATACTTCTCCTCTTCGTCCTTTTCCCATTTTGACGCATTTTCCAGCTTAAAGTTTGCACCCGGATCCCAGCTTCTGGTGGCGAATAAATAGGGCCAGATATAGGGACGGTTCCAATCGTGATCAACGATCTGGTCGAGCGAGGCATCATACATACTCGCGAGCATTTCAGCAGCGACCATTTCACTCTTATACCCTTTTATCCTGACCGACCATTTTTCATCTGAACCAGGAAGTGTTTTATCACGGAAGGTTTTGAACTCCACCTGCAGGTCCTTATTGCTCCACGGTACCTCGATCCGGTCCTGGAATTGGTAAAAACGATTGTCCCGCACCATGAAGGCCGTGATACCAAACCCGCCCCGGTCTTCTTCGGTAGCGGTGACAGGGAAAGAGGTTTTGCCGGTCTGTAAGGTTTGTTGGGTGGTGGTGACCTGTAATCCAAACCGGTCTTGTTTTTGTCCCTTTTTTGCCTCCCGGTATTCTTCTTTTACTAAATACACATTGGGTGCCGACGTGCCAATCTGAATCGAGGTTGTTTCGCCGGGTTCAATCGATTCACTACGACGTGTCCACAGGTATTGAGGCCTGAGGAGCTGGCTGGCTTTTTCATCAACGATCTCGATATACCGGATGTCTTTGGCTTCTTCGCCCTTTTCATTTTTGGCGGTAACCATTATTTCGTAATAACCGGCAGGAAGACGCGCACCGGTAAGCGGAAATTCTCCTTTTGTCCGGGCACTGTCTTTTTTGGTATAGACGATCTTTTCTTTTTCCCAATTTTCCCAGTCATCTTCGCCAGCATAGATATCATGGGGGAAACGACGGGTGTATTCTTCTTTCGATAAGATCTGCGATTCCGGTCTTTCCCAGAAACGGGGACGCAACAAACGTTGCTCGATCTTCAGAGCGGAAATACCTACTTCTATTTGCGCGGGTTCAAATTCCCCGTTCATGTTTTGGGTTAAAATGGTCAGGCTTTTCAGGCTGTCCAGGGTAACCTGCCCGGGAATGGCGGTAGAGAGCATCAACCCTTTGTATCCGGCGGAAACGGTGGTTTCTCCGGTGCGGGTTTCTCCATTGATATCCACCACATCCGCATACACGGTGTAATCAAATACAGGCTCCAGTTTTTTGTCCAGGCTTTTATCGGGTATAGCCGCAAAATCGATCCGGAACTTTCCTGCCGCATCGGTGGTGGTTTCACCGTTAACGATCTCCTGTGAAGGAGAGGAAGGCTGCCACCAGCGTTTGAACAGCCAGGGATAAATGAAACGCGCCTCGCGCACCACCCGGTATTTTACTTTGGCGCCGTCAATGGCATTACCGGCATAGGCCTGGGCCGATCCGGTGACTGTGATCGTGTCACCGACCCGGTAAGCCCCTTTTATTTTCTCATATTCCACAAAGAATTTGGGCCTTTTGTATTCTTCCACAGAAAAAAAGTTGAAACCATGGCCATCTGCATCCTGTAAGGTGAATTGTCCCGTCAATCCTGTAGAAGGCAGACGGAAGGAACCGGATACGGAACCATATTCATTCGAAGTAAGCACCAGGCTGTCTACAATATCTGAGTTTACATTACGCAGGATATACTTGCTTTTATGACGCGTAAGCGGGATGAATCTTTTTTCGGCGTCAGGGATGATACCGATCGCTTTGAAATAAACAGTTTGTCCCGGACGGTAAATGGCCCGGTCGGTAAAGAAAAAGTATTGGCGGTTATCGATCGGCGCTTCGTTTTCGGTATTGTTTCTTGACCAGTAATAATCACTCATCCATTCATCCAGCAATAAGGAATCTTTTTGGTAGGTGATAGCCAGTTTATAGGGCGAGTTGCGGTCCGACTCCTGCATGATGTCAGACAACTCGACATATCCATTTTGATTTGTCTCGTAACGCTTATACCATTCTTCCACGTATTCTGCTTCTTTCTGGTTATAGGTCCGTTTCCAGGCGTCTATTTTCGCGCCGGCCAGCGGCTGACCAGTTTCGCGGTGTAGCACATAGATTTCTTTGCCATTCCGAACAAAACTGATAGGAGATACAAAAAAGTGGCGGGCAGAAAGAGTTGATTTATCAATATCAAAATCCTTTGCCGTTGAGGTGATCAGTAAATACTCTCCGGAGCCAATCCCTTCCACGGGGATTTCGGTCGTATGCTGAAGATGATCAGCGGGCAAGGGGAGCGCTTGTTCCCAACTTTTGAAGACGGGTGCTTTCAGCAAATACTGCCAGTTCTCCTTTTCATAGAGATCTTCCATTTTCTTCTTCATTTCCTTTTCTACCTGTACAAGACGCAAATAGATAACCGGCGTGTTGCGATAGCTGAGAAAGACGCGGAAGGCCTGGTTAGGAAGATTTACTTTTTCCAACTGAAAAAAGGTCTCGGTTTTCAGGATGTTCAACCGGAGATTATACGCATTGACCCAACCTTCTGAGCTGTCTTTGGAAGTCAGTATCTGATTGCAGATCTCCAGTGCCTTTACTCTTTCCCAACGATGAGTGGTATCCTTTAAGGGTTCATAATCGTTGACCAGTTGGTAATGATGATCGGCAAGGAGGTACCAGGCTTGGGCCGCGGCTGGTAAGGAGCCGTATTGTTTCGCGATATGATTAAGGGCGAGTAAATGCAATTCCTCTTTATCAGGATGGGTGGAATTTTCTTTGACAAAATCCAATCGCTTCAGATCGGCGTCGATCAGGGCATCGGGTTTTACATCATTCAAATGAAACCGGATCAGTTCCTGATAGATTAGCAGCGCCTGACGACGAAGAGAGAGTGTATCCCGGGTATCAAATTTTCGGGTGATGAAATCAGCAGCGGGATCAAAGGCCGAAGAGGCATTGATCTCAAAGGCATCGGCCGGTCGGTCGAGGTCGCTCTCATCACTTTCAAAATAGGCCAGGGCATGATGGGCCAGCAGATCATATAAGGTAGGACGAAGGTGACGGGTATTTCCTTTTTCGATGATCGCATTATAGGGTTTGAGATCGGTTTTTTGCAATAATACTCTATCAGCCAGAGCGGATTTGAAATGCGTACTGATCTTTTTATGAAAATCGCTAATTGTCCAGGTCAATGGATCATCCTTCTTAAAGCTGATCGTATTTGTGCGGTTGTAGATCTGCCAACGCATATCCCGGAAGATGGCCCAATACTGAGTGGCGATCAGGTTGTGGAGAATGGCTTTAGCCGCCGGGCTGGCGGTTGGGATTTCTTTTTCGAGGTCTTTAATAGAAAGGAGTGGGTTATCCTCCCTTGTTTCTCCCTGGAAGGCTGTATAATAGATCAGGGCTTTGATAACCTGGGCCTCCTGTTTTTCCTTTTTGGCCAGGGCCAGCAATTTTTTTACTTCGGTCACTGCACTTTGGGGCAAACCGTTTTCAATATGCGTATCGATCTTCTTCCATTCTTTGTCGTAGGTCTTGATGGGTGTTTGCGAAAACATAGGCAAGGTGATGATTAAAAAGAGAAGGCTAAAGATGGAATATTTCACAGAAGGTTGCATAGCGCTTATTTAATTGTATACAAGGTAAATAATCTGTTTCTATCAGGATGCCAAACCCTTAAGAATTTCATAAAGCCCGGGCATTTTAACGGTTATTAACGTATTATCTGGCACGATGGCATGCGTTTGGCATCTTATAGGTAGGAACACAATTATTCACCTTAAAAAAGAAAGCCATGAAAAAAATCTACACTACACTTTTTACTCTCCTGATCGGTGTCGCTGTTTTTGCAGCAGACATGCGATTCACCGGAAAACTGACCATTCGCTCGCTTGATAATGATGACATCAAGGTGATGGTGGATGGCAAGCGTTTTGATCCTGCCTTCAACAGCCTGAAGCTGGAGAACCTTCGTCCTGGAATGCACAAGATCAAGGTATATAAGGAAAAGGATCGCTTCTTTAGGGGGTTTGGCCGAAACAGATATGAACTGGTGTACAATGCCACTGTTCATGTACGTCCCGGTACGCATATCCTCGTTACCATTGACCGCTTCAACCGTTCAAAGGTGGAGACAAGAACGGTCTTTAACAAAGGCCGTGGATTTGACCATGACCGCAACCGCCGGATCAACGATTGGGATGATAATGATCGTTACTATGATTTCGAGCGGGATGGAAAGCAGGGACGGCATGATGACGAGTGGGAGGAAATGCCCCGGAGAAACCGATTCTAGGATAATTCACCGCAGAGAACAAGAGGACGCGGAGATACGCAGAGAATCATAAAAAAATAGCTGGTGACCAAAGTAGTCACCAGCTATTTTTATGTTTGTTTTTATTCCCTGCGTATCTCCGCGTCCTCTTGTTCTCTGCGGTGAAATTATTGTTCTTGCAGTGAAATTATTTCTTGGAAATGACTGTTGCCATTGTTTTCCCGATATCTGCCGGGCTTTGTGCCACATGAATGCCACATTCGGCCATGATCTTCATTTTAGCGGCAGCGGTATCATCCGCGCCACCGATGATGGCACCGGCATGACCCATACGACGACCGGGAGGAGCGGTTTGTCCGGCGATAAAACCTACCACCGGTTTTTTATTACCAGATTGTTTGATCCAATTCGCGGCTTCGGCTTCCATACCACCTCCGATCTCACCGATCATGACGATACCATCGGTATCGGGATCGTTCATAAAGAGTTCAACAGCTTCGCGGGTAGTGGTTCCGATAATGGGGTCGCCACCGATACCTACGGCAGTGGAAATTCCAAGTCCGGCTTTCGCTACCTGATCGGCGGCTTCGTAGGTGAGGGTGCCCGATTTGGAAACGATACCGATGCGTCCGGCTTTGAATACAAACCCGGGCATGATGCCCACTTTACATTCACCGGCGGTGATCACCCCGGGACAGTTGGGGCCGACCAGACGGGTATTTTTTCCGAGTAAAAAGTTCTTCACTTTCACCATATCCTGGGTAGGGATTCCTTCGGTGATACAGACCACGAGTTCGATCCCTGCTTCGGCCGATTCCATGATGGCATCGGCGGCAAAGGCCGGTGGGACAAAAATGATACTGACATTGGCCCCGGTCTGTTTCACACAATCCGCAACGGTATTGAATACGGGTTTATCCAGGTGCGTGGTTCCGCCTTTACCAGGGGTTACGCCACCTACTACATTGGTGCCATATTCGATCATCTGGGTAGCGTGGAAACTGCCTTCTGATCCGGTGAAACCCTGGACAAGGATCCGGGAATTTTTATTTACAAGAATACTCATGGTGCAGGATGATTAAAAGTCGTGCAAATGTACTGCATTATGCCTTTTCTGCCACCTTTAACCGAAAGTAAAAATAACTGCCCTGGCCAAGTTGTGACCGGACCCCGATCTCGCCACCCATGGCCTCCGTGAGGTCTTTGCTGATGGCCAGTCCCAATCCGGTGCCTTTAACGGCATTTTTGCCGGGAACCTTGTAATAACGATCAAAAATGCGGCCCTGGAATCCTTCTTCAATGCCTGAGCCATGGTCGGTGACACCGATCTCCACCCGGTCACCGTCCCGGCGGCAACTGATCAGAATATTGTCATCCGGTGGGGAATATTTGATGGCATTGGTCAAAAAATTGTTCAGGACCCACCCTGCTTTTTCCTTATCGGCCTTCACAAGGGGAAGATCCGCTGCCAGGGATACATCTACGCGGATATTCTTTTGGTTGGCCGTATTCAGAATGGCCATACGGGCCTCCTCGATCATTTCGGTGGGGGAAATAGGGGCAATGTTGAGTTCGATCTTTCCACTTTCTACCTGGCTCAGATCGAGTAGTTCGCTTAAGATCCGAAGGATCCGGCGGTTATCTTCTTTGAGATTGGATACAAGCTGAATCTGTTCAGTATTAAGCGGACCGGTACGTGCGTCCTCCAGCAATTTGAGTGTAAAATCGGAAGAGGCCAGCGGAGTTTTGAGTTCATGCGAGATCGTGGCCATGAATTGGGTCTTGGCCGTATCCAATTCTTTAAAAGGGGTGATATTTTTTAAAATGATGATCAGCCCGGGTTTTTTGCCATCTTGAGGGAGTTCGACCATTTCACGGGTAAAGAAATTCTCCTTGCCTTCAACCACGATCTTAAATGGCAGACTGGGTTGTTCTTGCAGGAGAAATCGGAACAGGTCATTCTTTTCCCGCACTTCCTCCTGCGTTTTTCCAACGATATCGAATTCCTGTATCCCCAATAGATGGAGGGCTTGCTGATTCGCAAAAAGTACAAGGCCTTTTTCATCGATCCCGATACTGGCATCTTTCAGCGAATTGATCACCGCTTCGGCCCGTTGTTTTTCAAATAGTATCCGTGACAGGTTGCTGTGTTCATATTGATCCAGTCGTTCAGCCATCAGGTTGAAGGCATTGGCCAGTTCGCCAAACTCATCCTTTCGTTCCAGATGGATCCGTTTGTGGTATTTTTTTTCGGCAATGGCCTTGATCCCTTCGGTCAATGAAGCAATGGGAGAGGCGACCAGAGAAGGGAAATTGAATAAGAAGGTAAATCCCACCAGCAGGCAGATCGTTAAGATTACGGTGATGGTTGTACGGGCATTGGTGGCCTCTTTTTGTGCCGACTGGTTTTTTCGGTCGATCGCCTGCAGGTTCAATTGCATAATGTGAATGATCTGTTCCCGAAGAGGATAAAGCAGGCTGTCGGGGCCTCCTGATGAACGAAAAACATGGAACAGAGTGCCTAATTTTTTAGTGGCATCCAATTCCTGGTCCTCAGTGATATTCTCTTCCTGTAAACGTAATTGGTTTTCGAAGCGTTGAAAAGCGGTTGCGGAGTCCTGGCGAATCTGGTCAAGGGACAGGATCATTTCCCGGGAGTAGTCTAAGGTTTCATAGTTGTCCTGTACAATATTCTGTGAGCTGGTGGCCAACCGGTCGAGGTAAAAATAAGATGAAGCCCCTACCAGGATCATCAGGGCAAAGAGAAAAACGCCCCCCAGGCTGATCTTTGTTTTTAATTTAGTTGGCATCAGGAAAGAATGATGATATCCACCTCATTTTTTGACAAGGCTTTTAAAAGTTTGCGAAAGACCCCTGTTTTCCATATTACCCGAAACAAATTTAGGTGAGGTTTGCCGATACAAACGGTGGTGATCTGTTTTTCTTCCACTACCCGGAGTATAGCCCCGGCCACATCATCCTCCTTCATCTGGAGTACAACCGCACCAAGTTCTGTCGCATTTTTGAAATTATTGATCAGGTGGCGCTGGGTAGCAAGGGGAATTTTCTCTGCGGATTCTCTGGAGGTTTGCACATACAACACCCACCATTGACTGTTGTAATAAGAAGCCAGACGGGCTGTTTTGCGAATAATGTTTTGAGCCATTTCCTGATTGGAAGAGATACATGCCAGGAAATGTTCATGCCGCCAGGGTCTTTCCCGCGCTGAAACCTCATGGTCTACTTTTCGTTCTACCTGTCCGGCTACTTCTTTAAGCGCGAGCTCCCTGAGCTGAAGGATCTTTTCGGGTTTAAAGAAGTTTTGCAGGGCGAGCTGGACTTTAGAATGGTCATAGATCTTTCCTTCTTTCAGTCGGGTGATGAGTTCATCGGCAGTAAGGTCAATATTCACAACCTCATCAGCGATCTGCAGGATCTTATCGGGCACTCTTTCTTTAACCTCAACACCGGTGATCTCTTTTACATCTTCATTGATGCTTTCGATATGTTGAATGTTGATGGCAGTGATGACATCAATACCGGCCTCAAGAATGTCGAGTACATCCTGCCAGCGTTTTTCATTCCGGCTACCGGGGATATTGGTATGCGCCAATTCATCCACG carries:
- a CDS encoding alpha-2-macroglobulin, with the translated sequence MQPSVKYSIFSLLFLIITLPMFSQTPIKTYDKEWKKIDTHIENGLPQSAVTEVKKLLALAKKEKQEAQVIKALIYYTAFQGETREDNPLLSIKDLEKEIPTASPAAKAILHNLIATQYWAIFRDMRWQIYNRTNTISFKKDDPLTWTISDFHKKISTHFKSALADRVLLQKTDLKPYNAIIEKGNTRHLRPTLYDLLAHHALAYFESDESDLDRPADAFEINASSAFDPAADFITRKFDTRDTLSLRRQALLIYQELIRFHLNDVKPDALIDADLKRLDFVKENSTHPDKEELHLLALNHIAKQYGSLPAAAQAWYLLADHHYQLVNDYEPLKDTTHRWERVKALEICNQILTSKDSSEGWVNAYNLRLNILKTETFFQLEKVNLPNQAFRVFLSYRNTPVIYLRLVQVEKEMKKKMEDLYEKENWQYLLKAPVFKSWEQALPLPADHLQHTTEIPVEGIGSGEYLLITSTAKDFDIDKSTLSARHFFVSPISFVRNGKEIYVLHRETGQPLAGAKIDAWKRTYNQKEAEYVEEWYKRYETNQNGYVELSDIMQESDRNSPYKLAITYQKDSLLLDEWMSDYYWSRNNTENEAPIDNRQYFFFTDRAIYRPGQTVYFKAIGIIPDAEKRFIPLTRHKSKYILRNVNSDIVDSLVLTSNEYGSVSGSFRLPSTGLTGQFTLQDADGHGFNFFSVEEYKRPKFFVEYEKIKGAYRVGDTITVTGSAQAYAGNAIDGAKVKYRVVREARFIYPWLFKRWWQPSSPSQEIVNGETTTDAAGKFRIDFAAIPDKSLDKKLEPVFDYTVYADVVDINGETRTGETTVSAGYKGLMLSTAIPGQVTLDSLKSLTILTQNMNGEFEPAQIEVGISALKIEQRLLRPRFWERPESQILSKEEYTRRFPHDIYAGEDDWENWEKEKIVYTKKDSARTKGEFPLTGARLPAGYYEIMVTAKNEKGEEAKDIRYIEIVDEKASQLLRPQYLWTRRSESIEPGETTSIQIGTSAPNVYLVKEEYREAKKGQKQDRFGLQVTTTQQTLQTGKTSFPVTATEEDRGGFGITAFMVRDNRFYQFQDRIEVPWSNKDLQVEFKTFRDKTLPGSDEKWSVRIKGYKSEMVAAEMLASMYDASLDQIVDHDWNRPYIWPYLFATRSWDPGANFKLENASKWEKDEEEKYLIKQYDELIDLANTRGGYKMKSMAPGVGNARAMEKMAVNVLDAKFSKAEDITASEGYYNEDGDGVTDTTKMIQNPQDIPAPSIRKNLQETAFFFPDLRTDSEGNIEFSFTTPEALTTWKLQTLAHTKDLAFNQSAKLLITQKPLMVQPNPPRFLREGDKMEFSGKIVNMTEEEITGQAQLLLFDATNNQSVDGWFQNVFPNQYFTVPAGQSVAVKFPIEVPFLFDRALTWRIVASSSATNTLALGAYSDGEEAMLPVLTNRMLVTETLPLHLRDTGTKTFKFDKLLKAGASETLQHHSLTVEYTSNPVWYAVQSLPYLMEYPYECAEQTWNRYYANALAGLIANSSPRIKAVFESWKGKDTAALLSNLQKNEELKSILLEETPWVLDARNESEQKKKIALLFDLYRLSDEANSSLEKLTRMQNASGAFVWFQGGPDDRYITQYIVTGIGHLLKLNAASAAEKKTLENILAKALPYLDKKIKDDHDQLKKRKANLTLNQIGQTQVQYLYLRSFFPDKKIPAASQAAYTYYRTQAQKFWTKQGKYAQGMIALALHRTKDTKTPAAVIKSLKETSINNPELGRYWKLSSGWFWYHAPVETQALLIEAFSEIGNNQTTVNELKTWLLKNKQTNHWSTTKATAEACYSLLLRGEDWLSQGHEVRIDLGPAFVTSGTGAEAGTGYIKKTIEGRLVEPAMGEIKVQVKNTATATSGGSPSWGAVYWQYFEDLDKITSAETPLKLNKKIFIKKNEERGPVLHPINEGDVANVGDRITVRIELRVDRDMEYVHMKDMRASSLEPVNVLSGYRWQDGLGYYESTHDASTNFFFHSLRKGTYVFEYELFVTHKGEFSNGVTTIQCMYAPEFSSHSEGVRVVVE
- the sucD gene encoding succinate--CoA ligase subunit alpha, translated to MSILVNKNSRILVQGFTGSEGSFHATQMIEYGTNVVGGVTPGKGGTTHLDKPVFNTVADCVKQTGANVSIIFVPPAFAADAIMESAEAGIELVVCITEGIPTQDMVKVKNFLLGKNTRLVGPNCPGVITAGECKVGIMPGFVFKAGRIGIVSKSGTLTYEAADQVAKAGLGISTAVGIGGDPIIGTTTREAVELFMNDPDTDGIVMIGEIGGGMEAEAANWIKQSGNKKPVVGFIAGQTAPPGRRMGHAGAIIGGADDTAAAKMKIMAECGIHVAQSPADIGKTMATVISKK
- a CDS encoding HAMP domain-containing protein: MPTKLKTKISLGGVFLFALMILVGASSYFYLDRLATSSQNIVQDNYETLDYSREMILSLDQIRQDSATAFQRFENQLRLQEENITEDQELDATKKLGTLFHVFRSSGGPDSLLYPLREQIIHIMQLNLQAIDRKNQSAQKEATNARTTITVILTICLLVGFTFLFNFPSLVASPIASLTEGIKAIAEKKYHKRIHLERKDEFGELANAFNLMAERLDQYEHSNLSRILFEKQRAEAVINSLKDASIGIDEKGLVLFANQQALHLLGIQEFDIVGKTQEEVREKNDLFRFLLQEQPSLPFKIVVEGKENFFTREMVELPQDGKKPGLIIILKNITPFKELDTAKTQFMATISHELKTPLASSDFTLKLLEDARTGPLNTEQIQLVSNLKEDNRRILRILSELLDLSQVESGKIELNIAPISPTEMIEEARMAILNTANQKNIRVDVSLAADLPLVKADKEKAGWVLNNFLTNAIKYSPPDDNILISCRRDGDRVEIGVTDHGSGIEEGFQGRIFDRYYKVPGKNAVKGTGLGLAISKDLTEAMGGEIGVRSQLGQGSYFYFRLKVAEKA
- a CDS encoding sensor protein KdpD — protein: MTMPDQEADIWMEKLKKEAKGKLKIYIGMSAGVGKSYRMLQEAHSLLRNGTNIKIGYIETHGRKETEALTAGLPVIPRRKAFYKGKELDELDVQAILLLHPEVVIVDELAHTNIPGSRNEKRWQDVLDILEAGIDVITAINIQHIESINEDVKEITGVEVKERVPDKILQIADEVVNIDLTADELITRLKEGKIYDHSKVQLALQNFFKPEKILQLRELALKEVAGQVERKVDHEVSARERPWRHEHFLACISSNQEMAQNIIRKTARLASYYNSQWWVLYVQTSRESAEKIPLATQRHLINNFKNATELGAVVLQMKEDDVAGAILRVVEEKQITTVCIGKPHLNLFRVIWKTGVFRKLLKALSKNEVDIIILS